The Glycine soja cultivar W05 chromosome 3, ASM419377v2, whole genome shotgun sequence genome window below encodes:
- the LOC114405910 gene encoding Golgi SNAP receptor complex member 1-2 produces the protein MRDTNLELQESGWEELRKEARKIEGDLDVKLSSYAKLGARFTQGGSGYVDSGSPPIGSSRSWKSMEMEIQSLLEKLLDINDSMSRCAASAGPATSVTQKLARHRDILHEFTQEFRRIKGNINSMREHAELLSSVRDDITDFKTSGSMSPRMQLLRERASIHGNISHIDDVISQAQATRAVLGSQRTLFTDVQGKVKVLGDKFPMIRSLLGSIRRRRSRDTLILSAVIAACTLFLIIYWLSK, from the exons ATGAGGGATACGAATCTGGAGTTGCAGGAATCGGGTTGGGAGGAGCTGCGCAAGGAAGCGCGCAAGATCGAGGGTGATCTCGACGTCAAGCTCTCCTCCTACGCCAAACTCGGCGCTCGTTTCACCCAAGGAGGTTCAG GTTATGTAGATAGTGGTTCACCACCTATTGGGTCCAGTAGGTCTTGGAAGTCCATGGAAATGGAAATCCAGTCTTTACTCGAGAAACTGTTGGACATAAATGATTCAATGAGTAGATGTGCTGCATCTGCTGGGCCAGCTACTTCTGTAACTCAGAAGTTGGCTAGGCACAGAGACATTCTTCATGAGTTTACCCAG GAATTTAGACGTATCAAGGGGAACATAAACTCAATGAGGGAACATGCAGAGCTTTTGAGTTCTGTCAGGGATGATATTACTGACTTTAAG ACATCAGGAAGTATGTCACCAAGGATGCAGTTACTACGTGAGAGAGCTTCCATCCATGGAAATATATCTCAT ATAGATGACGTGATTAGTCAAGCTCAAGCAACAAGGGCTGTGTTGGGTTCTCAGAGAACATTGTTTACTGATGTTCAAGGAAAAGTGAAGGTTCTTGGTGACAAGTTCCCCATGATTCGTAGCCTGCTTG GTTCGATAAGAAGGCGGCGCTCGAGGGATACTCTTATTCTGTCAGCAGTAATTGCTGCTTGTACGTTGTTTCTCATCATTTATTGGCTCTCAAAGTAA
- the LOC114405911 gene encoding axial regulator YABBY 1-like yields MSSSSTSFSPDQQHLSPSDQLCYVHCNFCDTVLAVSVPCTSLFKNVTVRCGHCTNLLSVNMRGLLLPSANQLHLGHTFFTPQNLMEEIRNAPSTNIMMNQLPNPNDLVMSTMRGGPEETPKPPSANRPPEKRQRVPSAYNRFIKDEIQRIKAGNPDISHREAFSAAAKNWAHFPHIHFGLMPDNQPVKKANVRQEAEDVLMKDGFFAPANVGVSPY; encoded by the exons ATGTCCTCCTCATCCACTTCCTTTTCACCGGACCAACAACACCTCTCTCCCTCCGACCAGCTCTGCTATGTCCATTGCAACTTCTGTGACACTGTCCTCGCg GTGAGTGTTCCTTGCACCAGCTTGTTCAAGAATGTCACTGTGAGATGTGGTCATTGCACCAACCTTCTCTCAGTCAACATGCGTGGACTGCTTCTTCCCAGTGCCAATCAGCTTCACCTTGGCCACACTTTCTTCACTCCTCAAAATCTTATG GAGGAGATTCGTAATGCACCTTCAACAAACATAATGATGAATCAGCTGCCGAACCCTAATGATTTGGTCATGAGCACCATGAGAGGAGGGCCTGAAGAAACCCCTAAGCCTCCATCAGCTAATAGAC CTCCAGAGAAGAGACAGCGAGTTCCGTCTGCTTACAACCGCTTCATCAA GGATGAGATCCAACGTATCAAAGCTGGGAATCCTGATATAAGCCACAGAGAGGCCTTTAGTGCAGCTGCAAAGAAT tgGGCCCATTTTCCACACATTCATTTCGGACTCATGCCTGATAATCAACCCGTGAAGAAAGCTAATGTTCGTCAG GAAGCAGAGGACGTGCTTATGAAAGATGGGTTTTTCGCACCGGCTAATGTAGGCGTCTCTCCCTACTAG